One stretch of Qipengyuania gelatinilytica DNA includes these proteins:
- a CDS encoding YbaN family protein: protein MRTIYRILGYIAVALGAIGAFLPIMPTVPFLLLAVYFFARSSPELEQKILDHPHWGPQVLDWRERRAISRRAKTMAIGAMATGAVVTYFTLGHPWYWVSLAILVIAGSWIATRNE from the coding sequence ATGCGCACGATCTACCGCATCCTTGGCTATATTGCGGTAGCTCTCGGAGCGATCGGGGCATTCCTGCCGATCATGCCGACGGTCCCCTTCCTGTTGCTCGCGGTCTATTTCTTCGCCCGGTCGAGCCCCGAGCTGGAACAGAAGATCCTCGACCACCCGCACTGGGGGCCGCAAGTCCTCGACTGGCGCGAACGGCGAGCGATCAGCCGCAGGGCAAAGACGATGGCGATCGGCGCCATGGCAACGGGCGCGGTGGTGACCTATTTCACGCTGGGACACCCGTGGTACTGGGTGTCGCTGGCAATCCTTGTCATCGCGGGCAGCTGGATTGCGACGCGCAACGAGTAG
- a CDS encoding sterol desaturase family protein produces MEIIAPILIVLATVAAMEWVAWASHKYIMHGFGWAWHRDHHEPHDNVLEKNDLYAIVGAAMSISMFALGSEWVLGANAWWPATWIGLGILFYGIIYTLVHDGLVHQRYFKWVPKKGYAKRLVQAHKLHHATIGKEGGVSFGFVIAQDPARLKAELRRQREAGEAVVRESAGA; encoded by the coding sequence ATGGAAATCATCGCACCGATCCTGATTGTCCTTGCGACCGTCGCTGCCATGGAATGGGTGGCGTGGGCGAGCCACAAGTACATCATGCACGGTTTCGGCTGGGCGTGGCACCGCGATCACCACGAGCCGCATGACAATGTGCTGGAGAAAAACGATCTCTACGCGATCGTAGGTGCGGCGATGAGCATTTCGATGTTCGCGCTAGGCAGCGAATGGGTGCTCGGCGCGAATGCCTGGTGGCCTGCGACTTGGATCGGGCTCGGCATCCTGTTCTACGGCATCATCTACACGCTGGTGCACGACGGGCTGGTCCACCAGCGCTATTTCAAATGGGTGCCCAAGAAGGGCTATGCCAAGCGACTGGTGCAAGCTCACAAGCTCCACCACGCCACCATCGGCAAGGAAGGCGGCGTCAGCTTCGGCTTCGTTATCGCGCAGGATCCGGCGAGGCTGAAGGCCGAACTCAGGCGCCAGCGCGAAGCGGGCGAGGCCGTGGTACGCGAAAGCGCCGGAGCGTAG
- the grxD gene encoding Grx4 family monothiol glutaredoxin, producing the protein MSDVNSRISDIVKDNDVVLFMKGTPLFPQCGFSSRAVAILDHCGVAYDSVDVLQDMEIRQGIKAYSDWPTIPQLYVKGEFLGGSDIMMEMFEAGELQQLMEEKQVAKAEG; encoded by the coding sequence ATGTCCGACGTAAACTCGCGCATCTCCGACATCGTCAAAGACAACGACGTCGTTCTCTTCATGAAGGGCACCCCGCTCTTCCCGCAGTGCGGCTTCTCCAGCCGTGCGGTGGCCATTCTCGACCATTGCGGCGTCGCCTACGACAGCGTCGACGTGCTGCAGGACATGGAAATCCGCCAGGGAATCAAGGCCTATTCCGACTGGCCGACGATTCCCCAGCTTTACGTAAAGGGCGAATTCCTCGGCGGCAGCGACATCATGATGGAGATGTTCGAGGCCGGCGAACTGCAGCAGCTCATGGAAGAAAAGCAGGTTGCCAAGGCCGAAGGCTGA
- a CDS encoding DUF1476 domain-containing protein has translation MTDFKDRERGEETKFAFDQETEFKIAARRNRLLGEWAAGLMGLTEEETDAYKKAVVQADFEEAGDEDVIRKLLGDLTAAECDVSEADIRAKLEECSVEARRQFMSDQK, from the coding sequence ATGACCGACTTCAAGGATCGTGAACGCGGCGAAGAAACCAAGTTCGCTTTCGACCAGGAAACCGAATTCAAGATTGCGGCCCGCCGCAATCGCCTGCTTGGCGAATGGGCTGCAGGCCTCATGGGCCTGACCGAAGAGGAAACCGACGCATACAAGAAAGCGGTCGTGCAGGCCGATTTCGAGGAAGCCGGTGATGAAGACGTCATCCGCAAGCTTCTGGGCGACCTGACCGCGGCCGAATGCGATGTCAGCGAAGCAGACATTCGCGCCAAGCTGGAAGAATGCTCGGTCGAAGCGCGCCGCCAGTTCATGAGCGACCAGAAGTAA
- a CDS encoding isopropylmalate isomerase yields MTKLPKGKAAIAGAIGSAAIAAALLYANKRRDKKNKPKQPGPIPSGENPETD; encoded by the coding sequence ATGACAAAGCTCCCCAAAGGCAAGGCCGCCATCGCAGGTGCGATCGGATCCGCCGCCATCGCCGCCGCGCTGCTCTATGCGAACAAGCGCCGTGACAAGAAGAACAAGCCCAAGCAGCCGGGGCCGATCCCCTCGGGCGAGAATCCGGAGACCGATTGA
- a CDS encoding TIR domain-containing protein, whose translation MGDIFLSYARADRESAERLAAELEASGYSVWWDRHIDGGSEFAAEIEHRLEEAQVVLVLWSKDGVTSRWVRDEAVIGLEAGKLVATSIDGTPPPIGFKQIHAIDMTDQNGHGDLLRALGHRLGSLPAASSADQAAPSRSLVGIFAAFGAVLLLAGLGAWWFAGGSSDSAEEVTEDELTSVAVLPFRSLSQDEEDRYFAEGVAKEILNRLGALSELRVTARTASFRFADTDQPANSVGETLGVEYFVEGTVRRSGEDWRVTAQLVRAEDGSQLWSDTYDVTGSDILRVQSEIAERAAEALGVLLDDEKRERMGEAGIDNPEAYALFARGLELFGTEHNRGATYENLAEANSYFDRAFELEPRFWNAQLAAIDRYSHLLTDHSIGFPVGGPEVAEEARLEIQRRLSEARQHAPRSAYPTIDQQAIQYSNDWSNAREVVKRMLTEDQSCAVSTSYNDWLVIRLGLMEEYIDYSRRLQRCDPFSSKTPLAAILLYMDRADEALEVIEASGDRSEAMLRIHVLALIAADRIEEAREVLGRMDPQAYYHGQALTWILAAEGDREGLQAQLDSYERLGAPDVAKLHVATLMGNRELANSYAAKIDARPAGPIWFANSGIVTCHCGNGFDLDVTPRFKARLVEAGASLDLPSPVDWPLQK comes from the coding sequence ATGGGGGACATCTTCCTTTCCTATGCCCGAGCCGACCGTGAAAGTGCGGAGCGGCTGGCTGCCGAGCTCGAGGCTTCGGGATATTCGGTCTGGTGGGACCGCCACATCGATGGCGGCTCGGAATTTGCTGCCGAGATCGAGCACCGGCTGGAAGAAGCGCAGGTCGTCCTCGTTCTCTGGTCGAAAGATGGTGTCACGTCCCGCTGGGTGCGCGACGAGGCCGTAATAGGCCTCGAAGCAGGAAAGCTGGTGGCGACCAGTATCGACGGCACACCTCCGCCTATCGGTTTCAAGCAGATCCACGCCATCGACATGACCGACCAGAATGGCCATGGCGATCTCTTGCGTGCGCTGGGACATCGGCTGGGCAGTCTTCCTGCCGCGTCGAGTGCAGATCAGGCCGCGCCTTCGCGCAGTCTCGTCGGTATCTTCGCTGCATTCGGCGCAGTCCTCCTTCTCGCAGGCCTCGGAGCGTGGTGGTTCGCCGGCGGTTCCTCCGATTCTGCCGAAGAAGTGACGGAAGACGAACTCACTTCGGTCGCCGTCCTGCCATTCCGGTCGCTCTCGCAGGACGAAGAAGACCGATACTTCGCCGAAGGCGTAGCCAAGGAAATTCTCAACCGGCTGGGGGCTCTTTCGGAACTACGTGTGACGGCCCGTACGGCCAGCTTCCGCTTTGCCGACACCGATCAGCCGGCCAATTCGGTCGGCGAGACACTCGGGGTGGAATATTTCGTCGAGGGGACGGTGCGGCGAAGCGGAGAGGATTGGCGGGTAACCGCGCAGCTCGTCCGCGCCGAAGATGGCAGCCAGCTCTGGAGCGACACATACGACGTCACCGGCTCCGACATCCTTCGCGTCCAGTCGGAAATCGCCGAGCGCGCGGCCGAGGCGCTTGGGGTGCTGCTCGACGACGAAAAACGCGAGCGCATGGGCGAGGCGGGCATCGACAATCCCGAAGCCTATGCGCTGTTCGCGCGTGGCCTCGAATTGTTCGGCACAGAACACAATCGCGGCGCGACTTACGAGAATTTGGCAGAGGCCAATTCCTATTTCGACCGTGCCTTCGAACTCGAACCGCGTTTCTGGAACGCGCAGCTTGCGGCCATCGACCGCTACAGCCACCTCCTGACCGATCACAGCATCGGCTTCCCCGTCGGCGGCCCCGAAGTGGCCGAGGAGGCGCGCCTCGAGATACAGCGCCGCCTGTCGGAAGCGCGACAGCATGCGCCGCGCTCGGCCTACCCGACGATCGACCAGCAGGCGATCCAGTATTCCAATGATTGGTCCAATGCGCGGGAGGTCGTGAAGCGCATGCTGACGGAGGACCAGAGCTGTGCCGTATCGACCAGCTATAACGACTGGCTGGTCATAAGGCTGGGGCTGATGGAAGAGTATATCGACTACTCCAGGCGCCTCCAGCGCTGCGACCCCTTTTCGAGCAAGACCCCGTTGGCGGCTATCCTTCTCTACATGGACCGCGCGGACGAAGCGCTGGAAGTCATAGAGGCTTCGGGTGACCGGTCGGAGGCAATGCTGCGCATCCATGTCCTCGCGCTGATCGCGGCTGACCGGATCGAGGAGGCGCGCGAGGTTCTCGGCCGGATGGATCCACAGGCCTATTATCACGGCCAGGCCCTGACCTGGATCTTGGCGGCGGAAGGGGACCGCGAGGGTTTGCAGGCGCAGCTGGACAGCTACGAGCGGCTGGGCGCTCCGGATGTGGCGAAACTCCACGTTGCGACGTTGATGGGCAATCGCGAACTGGCCAACAGCTATGCCGCGAAGATCGATGCGCGGCCCGCCGGGCCGATCTGGTTCGCCAATAGCGGGATTGTCACCTGCCATTGCGGCAACGGCTTCGATCTCGATGTCACGCCAAGGTTCAAGGCTCGCCTTGTCGAAGCAGGCGCTTCGCTCGACCTGCCGTCACCTGTCGACTGGCCTCTGCAGAAATAG
- a CDS encoding BolA/IbaG family iron-sulfur metabolism protein, whose product MPMPAEDIVALIEAALPGAVVEMRDLAGDNDHWAAKVTAPQFAGKTRVAQHKLVYDALGERMGGELHALQLTTQAPN is encoded by the coding sequence ATGCCGATGCCAGCCGAAGACATCGTCGCTCTGATCGAGGCCGCGCTTCCGGGCGCGGTCGTCGAAATGCGCGATCTTGCAGGCGATAACGATCACTGGGCGGCCAAGGTCACTGCTCCGCAATTCGCGGGCAAGACCCGCGTCGCCCAGCACAAGCTGGTATATGATGCGCTGGGTGAGCGCATGGGCGGCGAACTCCACGCCTTGCAACTGACGACCCAAGCACCCAACTGA
- the leuD gene encoding 3-isopropylmalate dehydratase small subunit — MKQVSTISGRAIPLGLKNIDTDVIIPAHWLKTVSREGLGKGAFETIRQAPGNPFDVEDFAGAPILIAGDNFGCGSSREHAAWAMLDMGLDAVIAPSFSDIFSGNAFKNGILAVELPQEQVDRLLEVAKDHPITIDLENQVVTTPFQDRFAFEVDPFRKHCLLNGLDEIGLTLERDASIAQHEKTRAASLPWLDAPHNKRREPA, encoded by the coding sequence ATGAAACAGGTGTCGACCATTTCGGGCCGTGCGATTCCGCTGGGCCTCAAGAATATCGACACCGACGTCATCATCCCCGCGCACTGGCTGAAGACGGTCAGCCGCGAAGGGCTTGGCAAAGGCGCATTCGAAACGATCCGGCAGGCGCCCGGCAATCCCTTCGATGTCGAAGACTTCGCCGGCGCCCCGATCCTGATCGCGGGCGATAATTTCGGCTGCGGTTCGAGCCGCGAGCATGCTGCGTGGGCCATGCTGGACATGGGCCTTGATGCGGTGATTGCGCCCAGCTTCTCGGACATCTTTTCGGGCAACGCCTTCAAGAACGGCATTCTTGCCGTGGAACTGCCGCAGGAACAGGTCGACCGCCTGCTGGAGGTAGCGAAGGATCACCCGATCACCATCGATCTTGAAAACCAGGTCGTCACCACCCCCTTCCAGGATCGCTTCGCTTTCGAAGTCGATCCCTTCCGCAAGCATTGCCTCCTCAACGGCCTCGATGAAATCGGCCTGACGCTGGAGCGCGATGCCTCGATTGCACAACACGAAAAGACCCGCGCCGCGAGCCTCCCCTGGCTCGACGCGCCACACAATAAACGGAGAGAGCCCGCATGA
- a CDS encoding SufE family protein: protein MRSLSDIEEEYEFLEGDERYRLLIELGRELDEMPDALKTDATLVRGCSASVWVYPTGDAGKLHFLADSNAAITKGIVALVISAVQDRPASEVADMDIHAALAPFDLKNQLSSNRTQGVPNMIALVQEHAARIAAG from the coding sequence ATGCGATCCCTTTCCGATATCGAAGAAGAGTACGAGTTCCTCGAAGGTGACGAGCGTTATCGCCTCCTTATCGAACTCGGGCGCGAGCTGGACGAGATGCCGGACGCGTTGAAAACCGATGCCACTCTGGTGCGCGGCTGTTCGGCGAGCGTGTGGGTCTATCCCACCGGCGATGCGGGCAAGCTTCACTTCCTCGCCGACAGCAATGCAGCGATCACCAAGGGCATCGTGGCGCTCGTGATTTCCGCCGTTCAGGATCGTCCTGCTAGCGAGGTCGCCGATATGGACATTCACGCCGCCCTCGCCCCCTTCGACCTGAAGAACCAGCTGTCGAGCAACCGCACACAGGGCGTGCCCAACATGATCGCGCTGGTACAGGAGCACGCTGCGCGGATCGCGGCGGGCTGA
- the leuC gene encoding 3-isopropylmalate dehydratase large subunit produces the protein MASKPRTLYEKIWDAHVVERQDDGTCLIYIDRHLVHEVTSPQAFEALRLAGRTVRRPDLTLAVPDHNLPTTPRTAPDGTRLPIADKQSAAQLAALEANAPAFGIDYIDAFAAEQGIVHVVGPEQGFSLPGTTIVCGDSHTAAHGGVGALAFGIGTSEVEHVLATQTLLLRPSKTMEVRVEGELGPGVTPKDLILHIIGVIGTAGGTGYVIEYRGPVFKKMSVEGRLTVCNMSIEGGARAGLIAPDDTVFEYLKGRPYAPTGQAWDDAVEWWRSLATDDGASFDKSVVIDAADVEPTVSWGTSPEDVVAIGGVVPSPDSFSDPSKQEAARKSLDYMGLAPGTPLEDVEVENIFIGSCTNSRIEDLRAAAAVLQGRKKAANVRWAIAVPGSGLVKRQAEEEGLDRIFTEAGFEWREPGCSACLAMNPDKVPPGERCASTSNRNFVGRQGPGSRTHLLSPAMAAAAAVTGRLTDVRKLMGE, from the coding sequence ATGGCGAGCAAACCGCGCACACTCTACGAAAAGATCTGGGACGCCCATGTGGTCGAGCGGCAGGACGATGGCACCTGCCTGATCTATATCGACCGGCACCTGGTTCACGAAGTCACCAGCCCTCAGGCATTCGAGGCCCTGCGCCTCGCCGGCCGGACGGTCCGCCGGCCCGACCTGACGCTGGCAGTTCCCGATCACAACCTGCCGACCACGCCTCGCACCGCGCCCGATGGCACGCGCCTCCCGATCGCGGACAAGCAGAGCGCCGCGCAGCTGGCCGCGCTCGAAGCGAACGCGCCGGCCTTCGGGATCGACTATATCGATGCTTTCGCAGCCGAGCAGGGCATCGTCCACGTAGTCGGGCCTGAACAGGGCTTCTCGCTTCCCGGCACGACCATCGTCTGCGGCGACAGCCACACTGCGGCCCATGGCGGCGTGGGCGCGCTGGCTTTCGGGATCGGCACGAGCGAGGTCGAACACGTCCTCGCCACCCAAACGCTGCTGCTGAGGCCGAGCAAGACCATGGAAGTCCGCGTCGAGGGCGAACTCGGCCCCGGCGTGACGCCCAAGGACCTCATCCTCCACATCATCGGTGTCATCGGTACTGCCGGCGGCACAGGCTACGTCATCGAATACCGCGGACCCGTGTTCAAAAAGATGAGCGTCGAAGGCCGCCTGACCGTTTGCAACATGAGCATCGAAGGTGGCGCACGTGCCGGGCTCATCGCTCCGGACGACACGGTATTCGAATATCTCAAGGGCCGCCCCTACGCGCCGACAGGCCAGGCGTGGGACGACGCGGTCGAATGGTGGCGCTCGCTCGCCACCGACGATGGCGCAAGCTTCGACAAGTCTGTCGTCATCGACGCCGCGGATGTCGAACCGACGGTCAGCTGGGGCACAAGCCCCGAAGATGTCGTCGCCATCGGGGGCGTGGTCCCCTCGCCCGACAGCTTTTCCGATCCGTCCAAGCAGGAAGCTGCCCGCAAGAGCCTCGACTACATGGGCCTCGCCCCGGGAACGCCGCTGGAGGACGTCGAGGTCGAGAACATCTTCATCGGTTCGTGCACCAACAGCCGGATCGAGGATCTGCGCGCTGCCGCCGCCGTACTCCAGGGGCGCAAGAAAGCTGCGAACGTGCGCTGGGCCATCGCGGTGCCCGGCTCGGGCCTCGTCAAGCGACAGGCCGAGGAAGAGGGGCTCGACCGCATCTTTACCGAGGCAGGCTTCGAATGGCGCGAGCCGGGTTGTTCGGCGTGTCTCGCGATGAACCCCGACAAGGTCCCTCCCGGCGAACGCTGCGCCTCGACCAGCAACCGCAACTTTGTCGGCCGGCAAGGCCCCGGATCGCGCACCCATCTCCTCAGTCCCGCGATGGCCGCCGCCGCCGCTGTCACGGGTCGGCTCACCGACGTACGCAAGCTTATGGGCGAGTGA
- a CDS encoding acyl-CoA thioesterase: protein MSAKPFSFPIKVIPADIDFMGHVNNARYLNWVQDTVLAHWQKLAPAEEVASKAWVALKHEITYRKPAFLHDDVIAETVLERIKGARSFYNTVIRRGEDVLAEVKSMWCCLDAKSHMPARISREVARDYFGIDTRKPSPDA from the coding sequence ATGTCAGCAAAGCCATTCTCCTTTCCGATCAAAGTCATCCCCGCAGATATCGATTTCATGGGGCACGTGAACAATGCGCGCTACCTGAACTGGGTGCAGGATACGGTGCTGGCGCACTGGCAGAAACTTGCGCCGGCAGAGGAAGTGGCGAGCAAGGCGTGGGTCGCGCTGAAGCACGAGATTACCTATCGCAAGCCCGCATTTCTGCATGACGATGTCATTGCCGAGACCGTGCTCGAAAGGATCAAGGGCGCGCGCAGCTTCTACAATACGGTGATTCGCCGCGGCGAGGATGTGCTGGCCGAAGTAAAGAGCATGTGGTGCTGCCTCGATGCAAAAAGCCATATGCCCGCGCGGATCAGCCGCGAGGTGGCACGCGATTACTTCGGGATCGATACGCGCAAGCCATCGCCCGACGCCTGA
- a CDS encoding NADPH:quinone oxidoreductase family protein codes for MKAVLSKETGGPETLVVEDIDAPTPGKGEVLIDVAACAINFPDTLIIRDMYQFKPPRPFAPGGEISGTIEALGEGVEGFAVGDKVICGVGNGGLQEKVAVAAARLFKVPDGIDLVQASALLMTYGTTIHGLKDRGDIKEGETVLVLGAAGGVGLSAVELAKAYGCRVVAAVSTEEKGEVARKAGADEVVIYPRAPFDKDQSKALAQAFKDAVGPNGADIVYDIVGGDYSEPALRSIAWEGRFLVIGFPAGIAKMPLNLTLLKSCDIRGVFWGAFTAREPERNNANIAELFDLWKAGKINPLVSETYPIERAHEAIAKLENRGAIGKLVVTMD; via the coding sequence ATGAAAGCAGTCCTGTCGAAAGAGACCGGCGGCCCCGAAACCCTCGTCGTCGAGGACATCGATGCCCCTACCCCCGGCAAGGGCGAGGTGCTGATCGACGTTGCAGCCTGCGCGATCAACTTTCCCGACACGCTGATCATCCGGGACATGTACCAGTTCAAGCCCCCGCGCCCCTTTGCGCCGGGTGGTGAAATTTCCGGCACGATCGAAGCCTTGGGCGAAGGCGTCGAAGGGTTTGCTGTGGGCGACAAGGTCATCTGCGGTGTCGGCAATGGCGGGCTTCAGGAGAAGGTGGCCGTGGCCGCCGCGCGCCTGTTCAAGGTGCCGGACGGCATCGACCTGGTGCAGGCATCGGCGTTGCTCATGACCTATGGCACCACCATCCACGGGCTGAAGGACCGAGGCGACATCAAGGAGGGCGAGACCGTCCTCGTGCTGGGCGCTGCTGGCGGCGTTGGCCTCTCGGCCGTCGAACTCGCCAAGGCCTATGGCTGCCGCGTGGTTGCCGCAGTCTCGACGGAAGAAAAGGGCGAGGTCGCGAGGAAGGCCGGTGCCGACGAGGTGGTGATCTACCCCCGCGCGCCTTTCGACAAGGACCAGTCCAAGGCGCTGGCGCAGGCATTCAAGGATGCCGTCGGGCCGAACGGTGCCGACATCGTCTACGATATCGTGGGTGGTGACTATTCCGAGCCTGCGCTGCGCTCGATTGCGTGGGAAGGCCGCTTTCTCGTGATCGGCTTCCCGGCCGGGATCGCCAAGATGCCGCTCAACCTGACGCTGCTGAAGAGCTGCGACATTCGCGGCGTCTTCTGGGGCGCATTCACCGCGCGCGAGCCGGAGCGCAACAACGCCAATATCGCCGAACTCTTCGACCTCTGGAAGGCGGGCAAGATCAACCCGCTGGTCAGCGAGACCTATCCGATCGAACGGGCACATGAAGCGATTGCCAAGCTGGAAAACCGCGGGGCGATCGGAAAACTCGTCGTGACGATGGATTAA
- a CDS encoding YqaE/Pmp3 family membrane protein, whose amino-acid sequence MAILILIATILLPPLGVAAKHGLGGTFLLNVVLTLLGFIPGLIHGLYVNYAR is encoded by the coding sequence ATGGCCATTCTCATTCTTATCGCCACTATCCTGCTGCCCCCGCTCGGCGTTGCCGCAAAGCACGGTTTGGGCGGCACCTTCCTGCTGAATGTCGTCCTGACCCTGCTCGGATTTATTCCCGGCCTGATCCATGGTCTCTACGTGAACTACGCAAGGTAG